The Quercus robur chromosome 3, dhQueRobu3.1, whole genome shotgun sequence DNA segment GATTCTaccttttttcattaaaaaaaaaaaaaaaaaaatcaaacaaacaaacaaaacatagaATACGAACCCAAAATACTTAACATTACCTAACCCATTCACATGGGGCTTGACTTGAACGAGTTCACCTCGGTCTCTAAAAAATGTCCATGGAAATGGAAAACTTATCTTTTAACCATTGGAAATGCTAAGAAGTGAAGTCCTTGTGAAAACATCTACAAGTTGTCATCATTAGAGGTTAACTTGACTTCTAAATCTTTGTGAAATTAATTTCAATGGTTTACTTAACCTTGTTGTGGGGTCTAGTGGTTAAGCACCTCGTCCGCCTTGCCATAACACTTAGATTCAAGTAGTGTGGAACCCATTAGCACTAGGCCTGCAAGCCAACGAGGGAATCTCGTGGTATATCATGCCTAGTAGGATGTGATTTTACCTCCATGATTCTaccttttttcattaaaaaaaaaaaaaaaatcaaacaaacaaacaaaacatagaATACGAACCCAAAATACTTAACATTACCTAACCCATTCACATGGGGCTTGACTTGAACGAGTTCTCCTCGGTCTCTAAAAAATGTCCATGGAAATGGAAAACTTATCTTTTAACCATTGGAAATGCTAAGAAGTGAAGTCCTTGTGAAAACATCTACAAGTTGTCATCATTAGAGGTTAACTTGACTTCTAAATCTTTGTGAAATTAATTTCAATGGTTTACTTAACCTCGTTGTGGGGTCTAGTGGTTAAGCACCTCGTCCGTCTTGCCATAACACTTAGATTCAAGTAGTGTGGAACTCATTAGCACTAGGCCTGCAAGCCAACGAGGGAATCTCGTGGTATATCATGCCTAGTAGGATGTGATTTTACCTCCATGATTTTaccttttttcattaaaaaaaaaaaaaaaaaaaaaatcaaacaaacaaacaaaacatagaATACGAACCCAAAATACTTAACAACAGGTGATGCAAACCAATCGATAGATTAGGTTCAAGAAAAACAACATAACCAAAAAGTGGAAGGAAAATTAGAAGGGTTACCAGCCCAATCTACATTGGTGTAgttagaaagagtcaaaggaccaGACCTGAAGACAATCCCATGATCCACAATTCCTTAACAAAAACCATATGAAGGTGTGTTGGATTTGCATGAATTGCCAAACATGATTAACAGCAAAGTCCAAGTTTGGGAGTGTGTGTATAGGTAAAGTTATTGTAAAGCacccacaatatttttataggGAGAATGATCTGACAAAGATGTTCCATTAGTTTTTCTAAGATGAGAGTGATAGTAAATGGAGTTGGCAAAGGTTTGCAATCAAGCATATGTTGATAGTGCAACAAATCCATAGCATATTTGTAATGATTAACAAAGAGAACTAAGGAGAGGCACGCAGGAGGTCTAATTGTTTCAGTTAAGGCAAGGAATTAGGCCATTATGAAGATGTGACCCTAAAAAATTAAGGCTTCTTTGTCTTTTATGTTAAATCCTAAACGTGTCTTGAAAAGCTTAAGGCAGCCTTATCTTTTAAGCGATTAAATCCAAAATCATACATGTGACAAGAGCGACCAACGGACCAACACAAAATGTTGTCTGCATAATTGTTTCTTGAAACTGTACGTATATATTTCTACCACCTAACCAATAATTTAGatctattttagtattttcatttAGCACTATCAAACTAAATTATTTGTAAgtaattgcattaatttgtgcaaaaattcatatctattttagtataagaacttactttttttattttacatattcacCTTTTAAAACACTATACATCAGACTATTTATTTCacactatattttattaaaatatcaatttttttaaaattgttctTCTTTTTACAAACACAATAACCATCATTCATTCTCTTCATTTATTCTCAAGatacataaagaaataataaaaattaaatacataatgAATAGTatcagtgtaaatttacatggttACTGTAGTAACTAATAACTATGTATTTTTACCCAACTTAGCATGACCTAATATGAATGAATTTTGAGATTGGTTAGTTAAAATGtgataatttttctattatatagaCACTAATAAGAGCGTTATTACTATAGTAAAGGTTGTGTCACTAACATCCATCTTTCACCTTTACAGTCATATCATAGTTATCCATCTGTTTCAAAGATAAATGTTGATAAGTCTTGGGTAAGACATTAAAAATTGGCACTACTTATCTAACATTGTTTTGGACCTTTGGTTGTTGTGATGATTGTGGTGGTGCTTTTCCCATCTTTAAGAAGAATGGGGCCTTAAGAGAGCCAGTCAGGTCCTCAAACGCAATCTATTACAAATGTTCCTTTTGACTAAGCAATCATCACGGTTTACTCTTTATGTGTTTAATTTGAAGATTTTGAACTGCTGGTACTTGATTACAAGGCATctacaaaattccaaaaaatatttctcGAGCTGATCACCTAAATATGTTTTTGACTCCATCATGATTTAGAAAGTTGCCTATAGGACATAATGGTAGATCATATTTTATTCTGATTTtattaaaggggaaaaaaaagcatAGATTTCATCAAAGGATATTGGTTTGTTAATCAAAGAGCTTTACAGACTCATAAACTTTTCCCAATCTTCCATATTGTTCTGATATGTATTGTAGCCTTTGTAGGACAAATCTCACTCATCGTTGCTAAagatgtattcttttttttttttttttttaagttgaaaaAGTTTAATCCCACTTGCTAAAATGCAATGGAGATGCTGCATTATCTAGTTAAGGACCATAAGTGCTCCATTAGCTAGTAGAGAGAATATACCATTGATTGATTATTGCACTTTAACTTGCTCTTGACGAGTCCTTGGatcttttgttctttctctgcctttgaaaaaaaaataataataaaatcattctTCACAAGAGCTAAtggatttcttcttcttctttttccccaCTCAGTGAACTAgttccaaataaaaatttgaagttatAGAAGTGAGACCAGCCTACATCCTCAATCTTAAATTGTGTGACCTTAAATATCCATTTTATTGTataccttttatttttcatctatGGGTAGGATCCATCTTAGTCCTAACTCCTAACCACTAATATAATACttatagaaaagattttatgaTACCATTCAAAGGAGTAGTCCAATAGTTAGGCCCTTGGTGTATGGTCGATTTTGAGTTCGAACTCTTGAAGACAACAACGGTATGACCCTCGATCAAAGGGTGATGACATTACGatttggacaaagtttggctccaAACGTATTTGGAATTATCTTTTCCAACTCATTATGCAGTAAATTATAAGATTATTCATgtgactaaaactacacatACATTATCTCTTCAATTGCCATATAGTAGATTGAAGCAAGATAGCTCTATATATGTTTGAAGCCAAACTTTTTCCTTATGATCCCACCAACAACAAGATTTGTTTGTTGGTTGGTCCAAGAATTTATATCATGAAGAATTGTGTGGAAGCAATACCAAAACTTAAGCTAGAAATCTAACTCATTTGGGGCAAAGAATAAAGAGCgttgattagttattattattatttttctcggTGATTATTATGATATATTCCATTATACTAGTGATGATTACACTTTGACACTTGGGTTATTTGGCCTTTTTtgtggattgattttttttttttcctttctaaaaGTGgattaaaatatagttgtacACAAGGttataaaaagttgtacataagtaaataagttaaaatgctaaaaaaaaaattatggcacCAAGAAGATTATGTTGAAAAGTTTATCATCCACTAACCAAATCAAGATTATTACttgagaaattgtttttatcaaTTCTAAGTTCAAGAATCAAGATAACACAGAGATTTGGGGGTTGACAATATAAAGCTAAattctaaagaaaatattttaggcaTTGAACAAGATCAAGTCTCACAACAAATTGATGAATGGACGGTTAAAGATACTATTTTTCAAACTATCCAAAAGGAAATCAAAGAGGAAACAATTAGGTGTGGTGTTGAGACCGAGGAGAAGCTGCCGTCTCGAAGGGCTGGCATAGCTTCTGCCACCCCCAATAGCTCACTTGTAGACATGCATGCACCACAACAAGGCAACACAATTTATTGCTGCCTGAAAACACCTAGTGCAGAACATAGCATGTACGGCCGGCAAGGATATAAGTTGCCACCACATATGTTGCCACTTCTCTCAAAGGGTCAAGTATCAAACACCTTTATTCCACTGTCCCATTTTCCTAAAAAACGAGTCTAATTCattgttttataacaatattacaaAACTAAAGTTAAACCTGCTCAGCCTAATGAATTGTACAGTACATAAGTGTTGACTAAATTACgtatatttcatatttttttcctctatttccTCTTGAATGTTTGACACTTTTAAAGTTTTAACATAATTAATCTATTAGTAGACAATAAGAACAGTTTGTATTCTGTATCATGGGGGAAGAATGTGGAGAAAGCAACTTTAAACTCATGTCCTTTGCACCAAGAACAATAGCCCCACTAACAAGAGCACCTCAGACACCATTGTTTGCTAGGAAAGGTTTGATTAGAAATTAGAATGTTTAGCAGCCAAGGTACACACTTACAAGACCAAAATTTGTTGCCCCCATAAGCAGAACATAATAGACTTTGAATTCCATCGACTTCTATATTTAAAGCTGTCAAAGTAATACAACAAGTGAGACCCTTATACCTCccaattatttgtttaaaattaatcaaaggTGGCCACACACCCATATTGCCGTAAGAGGTTAAGCCGTTAAGGGCTTTTGCATATAATATTGAAGTGTGTAGTCCCCTACACGAGTCATGTTTGACCCATTATTAGtccattttttcattaaataagTATCACTAGGATCCCCAACACATCACATGGCTTACATAGACTGACATTAAATCAGATATGTTAACCACATGTTAAATCttaggaagaaaattttcaaactttggGATTCTAATAAGTTCGGTAATCAAACCAGATTTCCAGGAGTAAAAAAATCTTCAGAAGCTTGTCATCTATCTCTGAATTCTATCAGATCATTCCTTATAACCCAACAAtggtttattaaataaatttatcatgcATCTAATTTCTTGAACTTCACAAGCTTTGTGTTTCATGATCTGGGGCTCAAACCGACACTGTGACTGGAGTAGGTGAGTTTTTCAGTCAGAGTTTGCCACTTTGCCTTCAAAAATGCACCTAGAAGAATCAAAATTGGGCTGCTGCTGGCTttgatgatttatttgtgttagTGCTTAATAGTACTTACTTAATTACAAAGATGTTCCAATGATATTAGTCTATACATCACTTTCCgcaaacaaacacaaagaagAAGACTATGGGCCTGGCATTCAAACAAAGTTCAGATCGTTATTGTTGCTTATACAATAGAAAAAGCTTTACCATGGAAAAATCTTTAAACATTTGCTAAGGATGTCACTTTGAGTTTACTTAAACCACATTGGACTTTGAACCTTTCTAAAAAAGTTGTGCATAATAGAGTTTAATATTCCGCACGTGGATAGTGGGTACTTTATTTGCCTAGCCACTAAGTATAGTaagtaaaatatttcaaatatagAAAATGAATGATGAATGGGGTGAatacacacccaaaaaaaaaaaaaaccattttttttggCACATTCTCAAAGTTGAATCCTAAATCATTGGAATTAAGAGTTACGGAGTTTGGCTTATcttcagtatttttttaactgaatgtgtctctttattttaaatacacaatagtAAGTAGTAGTGGGTTTTAAACTCTACCATTCATTTAGTTAGTAGGTGATGTGACAGTTTCTcgttaaaataaaaagaaatttcaactaaaaaaatatgagaGGTAAGTCAAACCCTACATCAAAATACTTCACCCCCTTATATTTATCTCCttttaaaaaagcaaaacaattttttcttctttttcttaaatcttGTAACCaaatggagttttttttttttttttttcttttagtaaataaaaaaatcactaaaaattTGTGATAAGTTCAATTTTGATCCCTTAATTATAGTGTTGATTCAATTTTGGTCCTTTAAATATgagatttatttgattttggttCCTTAGATATGACTTGTTCTATTTGACCTCTAAAAAATTTACCGTCGTGTTAGTCTTGTAAATAGCAAAGTAGATAGAGGGGACCAAATTATTCCcgttttgaaattttagaggctaaaattaaaattgaacgTTTTAAATATGGGagagcaaaccaaacaaatcaatgtttGGAGAACCATAGAGTCAATTTAACCTCTTGTTTGGAGAACCAAAGAGTCAATTTaacctcttcctttttttttcttccttgtaCAAGTGTGGTGATAGGACATTCACCCAATCTTCTCTCATGGACAAAATATTGACAATGCCACCAAGGGTGCAAGGctcttaaaaattttcaaattccaaGGGAGCATTTAAGACTATTGACCTGACCCTTGAGCCAATTCGGTCGCAGTCAAAATAATACTACTGCCCTTTACATATGAGATAGAAGTATTGTacttttgtgggttttgatggGCCATGTACGTGTGAAAAGTTAAATTAccgagagagaaaaaaagggcCAACAATTTCGAGAGAAGCCTAGTGCCAAAACAGTGTGTTAAATGCGGATAAGGTGGAGCTGTGTGTGTCCTTGTCCACCCCAAAAAGAATCTTATTCACACGAAcgctttggttttggttttagcattttgtttggttaggcaatgcaaaaaaaattgttttagtaacaTTGTTAATGtctaagatttttttaaaggaaaaagtttAAGGGACACTTTAAGAgcattggtttaaaaaaagttattttaacaagtttttttctgaaaaaaaaaaattaatttttttgacatttattttttttaaaattataagagCGTGAaacaattttaagttttttttttttaaaatggtcaaTTAGCAAATGCTCTAAAAGCATCATTAACCGACTCCCTTTTTTAAAAGGCCATCTTTTTCTTCCTAGTCCAAAACTTGACCCTGTCGACACAGCCGAGCAAGTACGTCCAATTTATCACCTTCTCACTTTTCTCCACGTGGCACTCACACCTGCATTGAAAGTGCCGGTGCCTAAAGATTGTCATTGTGAAAATATAGTACTCCAATGCATTGTTTGATACTCAATTACAATatattattgaacaaaatttaaTGTGAGTGAACATTTTAATGTTATTATATCATGCCGTTTAatgtcaatttatatatatatataaattgacatATGTGTAGTAGTATTTGTTAGTTGGGGACGGCCAGCTGAGTAAGACCTGTTTCTACTATATCTGTTTAGAGGGGTGTGGGAGCTGTATAGATAGAGACTACTGCTTACTCCACCTCCttccttctcttcttccttATCTTTCTTCAACcaatcttcatcttttttttttgttctctgtcAATTGtgagggaaagagaaagaaaaagtgagtGAGAGATGGGGAATTGCCAAGCTATAGATGCTGCAGCTTTAGTTATACAACACCCAAATGGGAGGATAGATAGGCTGTATTGGCCAGTAAGTGCAAGTGAGGTGATGAAAATGAACCCGGGTCACTATGTTTCTTTGATCATCCCTTTGCCTGTTTCTGAGGAAGGGAATCAGGAGGAGCAGAAGGCCGCCGTGAGGTTCACCCGGGTTAAGCTTCTAAGGTCTAATGATACTCTTACTCTTGGCCATGCTTATAGGCTTGTCACTACACAAGGTATGGTTTGTGTTTACTTGGTGAACTTAAATAGTTGGGACTGTTTTGGTGAAGTGTGAGACTTGGTTTTGGAGAATCtgtatttgttttgattaaaaGTTGTTGATGTTTATTGCTGGTTGCAGAGGTTGTGAATGTGTTGCGGGCAAAGAAGTCTGCTAAAATGAAGAAGCAGCAGCCGGAAACAGCTGAGAATTCACAGACAAAGCCGGAGAAACCGAGTTTGGGTTGTGAGGAAGAAGGGAAGCCTGACAAGGAGAAGACATACCAGGTATCTATCAGTAAGCCATTATCATCCAAGTTTTAATAGTTGTGCCTTATTTTCAGGTAGTCTTATATGATAGGGTTTTTAATACTGTGTCAATCTCTAATGGTGAATTGGCCGTATCCACTACTATGCAGCTTGAATTATTTGTGTTTATATGAGCTGTCAAAAAGAATAGAACATCTATGTTTCTTGTCAAAGCATACACACAATGACACAATCCAGTAATTGAAAGG contains these protein-coding regions:
- the LOC126718579 gene encoding uncharacterized protein LOC126718579, coding for MGNCQAIDAAALVIQHPNGRIDRLYWPVSASEVMKMNPGHYVSLIIPLPVSEEGNQEEQKAAVRFTRVKLLRSNDTLTLGHAYRLVTTQEVVNVLRAKKSAKMKKQQPETAENSQTKPEKPSLGCEEEGKPDKEKTYQAMRHERQRTRTTPMNPAAIRSKSWRPSLQSISESTI